A single window of Oncorhynchus clarkii lewisi isolate Uvic-CL-2024 chromosome 10, UVic_Ocla_1.0, whole genome shotgun sequence DNA harbors:
- the LOC139418984 gene encoding uncharacterized protein: MANCMGFHTQIASIVEVLSNAFVAEICKLVDDDYAVFRLEITQSQKENRTLRRKLQLLELKVARDRVLASRPSSVKILDRYSVTARGEGHLTGGNRSVVKPVGHNTWRDDQLITVNEGSGTSPQHIIMIESADAESAGPGVKQERRRGEEDPRHSRDIETGVPPVAMEDHTTAPAQPRTCHSIMEVSGMLNAVLKSETDRETLTVKQRILHTERLGCSPAPGSEYLLHGNPSSRTVHSHPNPSQPIETGNDPSCSTATEMDTGNMLFGLETDHSKGDRNQYSGSVYSEGCLDKKEEVIVVDEVIVKVEGDAPPTWNADSHLGDEHSQGRDFLNYRDSLETNANVVTHSPLYALKDHDPVSTSMGPSDSHGHVFFDQVLNSNDMARDQARRGGATSGGSKEKRFLCMFCNKGFSSPQKVEIHQRVHTGEKPYSCTHCHMRFTEAGTLKRHQRVHTGEKPYNCPQCEKRFSRQDHLKMHLKVHTGERPFACTQCGKRFSERSYLRIHQQKNHSTR, translated from the exons atggctaactgtatggGTTTTCAtactcaaatagcctccatcgTTGAGGTGCTATCGAATGCATTCGTTGCAGAAATCTGCaaactcgtagacgacgactatgcagtgtttcgtttggaaataactcaaagccagaaagaaaacaggacattgcggaggaaactacagctactggaactgaaggtggcacgggaccgcgtcctcgccagtcgtcccagtagtgtcaagatCCTTGACCGGTACAGTGTAACGGCAAGAG gtgaaggacatctcactggaggcAACAGGAGTGTTGTGAAGCCCGTAGgacacaatacatggagagatgaccaacTAATCACTGTTAatgaggggagtggaacctcaCCACAGCACATTATCATGATAGAG TCTGCAGATGCAGAGTCTGCAGGTCCTGGAGTCAAGCAGGAGAggcgtagaggagaggaggacccacGGCACAGCAGAGACATCGAGACTGGAGTGCCCCCTGTAGCCATGGAGGACCACACTACTGCCCCAGCGCAGCCCAGGACCTGCCATAGCATCATGGAGGTCAGTGGAATGCTGAATGCTGtcctcaagtcagagacagacagagagactttaACTGTTAAACAAAGGattttacacacagagagactgggctgttcACCTGCTCCCGGCTCAGAGTATTTACTTCACGGTAACCCGAGCTCGAGGACGGTTCATTCTCATCCCAACCCAAGTCAACCGATAGAGACTGGCAATGATCCGTCTTGTTCTACCGCTACAGAGATGGACACTGGCAACATGCTCTTCGGTTTAGAGACTGATCATTCTAAAGGGGACAGGAACcagtatagtggtagtgtataCTCTGAAGGGTGCCTAGATAAGAAAGAGGAAGTTATAGTGGTAGACGAGGTGATTGTGAAAGTGGAGGGCGACGCTCCTCCCACATGGAATGCAGATAGTCACCTAGGAGATGAACACTCACAGGGCAGAGATTTCTTAAATTACAGGGACAGCTTAGAGACAAATGCAAATGTTGTGACCCACTCCCCTTTATACGCACTCAAGGATCATGACCCagtgtcaacttcaatggggccTTCTGATTCTCACGGCCACGTGTTTTTCGatcaggtattgaactcaaaCGACATGGCTAGAGACCAGGCTCGGAGAGGGGGAGCCACGTCAGGCGGTAGTAAAGAGAAGaggttcctctgcatgttctgtaacaaaggcttcagcagcccccagaaggtggagatccaccagagggtccacacaggggagaaaccctacagctgtaCCCATTGTCACATGCGCTTCACTGAGGCTGGCACCCtaaagaggcaccagagggtccacacaggggagaaaccctacaactgcccccagtgtgagaagaggttctcccgcCAGGACCACCTTaagatgcacctgaaggtccacacgggAGAAAGGCCATTCGCATGTACACAATgcgggaagaggttctcagagaggagctatctcaggatacaccagcagaaaaaccATTCCACTCGATAG